The Miscanthus floridulus cultivar M001 chromosome 17, ASM1932011v1, whole genome shotgun sequence genome has a window encoding:
- the LOC136516158 gene encoding protein PXR1-like: MTDDTYRDDDEKEEKKEKKDEKKKSVAFKPISSKGKAKQDISSKDDGSWDDDGDEKMTLFVKRIGKFMMKKGYHARRKKSSSKNNDKDDNKKNKKKDKKEKKEKKDKMTFKKKSLLLLTPIP, from the exons atgaccgatgatacatatagagatgatgatgagaaggaagaaaagaaggagaagaaagatgagaagaagaagagtgtggcattcaagcccatatcatccaagggcaaggcaaagcaagatatatCAAGtaaagatgatggttcatgggatgatgatggtgatgagaagatgactctcttcGTTAAGAGAattggcaaattcatgatgaagaaaggctaccatgctaggagaaagaaatcttcatccaagaacaa tgacaaagatgataacaagaagaacaagaagaaggacaagaaggaaaagaaagagaagaaggacaagatgaccttcaagaagaaatctcttcttcttcttaccccaattccatag